One window from the genome of Candidatus Thorarchaeota archaeon encodes:
- a CDS encoding chloride channel protein: MNARHKSRSEREPIRPLRELFHTSHFYEFYRLYIPAAILIGVICGLFMVAFNLMIMGSIALFSVLPPFVSPLMGGAFSGALIYFGFREIDGSGISKAIEMTHSPADLKDRTAITKMVATSVSIGTGNPVGREGPAVLIGAALGNFVGRKLGFKDPAHLRVFLMMGSAGCTAGIYKAPLGGALFATEAPYKRDARLGYFVPAVVSSITAYLVYTWILGLEPFLQIETSLAFELSLVPLIVVLGVCAGLTSVLFAVTLMSTRNVFRAHLPDSLDPVVGSGLACIVILLTGLLLDSSLTVAGLGDHVIMTVVSSPVPITALLVLMFGKLFSSSFVVGGRVSGGVLAPSLF; encoded by the coding sequence TTGAATGCCCGCCATAAGAGCCGTTCTGAAAGAGAGCCCATCCGACCACTTCGAGAACTCTTCCACACTTCACATTTCTACGAGTTCTACAGACTATACATCCCAGCAGCGATTCTGATTGGTGTCATATGCGGTCTCTTCATGGTGGCCTTCAACCTGATGATAATGGGGAGCATTGCTCTGTTCTCAGTACTTCCACCCTTTGTGAGTCCGCTCATGGGTGGCGCGTTTTCGGGTGCGCTCATCTACTTCGGCTTCAGGGAGATAGATGGCAGTGGGATATCCAAAGCCATAGAGATGACTCACAGTCCCGCGGACTTGAAAGACCGAACGGCCATCACAAAGATGGTTGCAACTTCTGTCTCGATAGGGACGGGCAATCCCGTGGGACGTGAAGGACCGGCAGTCCTGATAGGAGCAGCTCTTGGCAACTTTGTGGGCCGCAAGCTTGGATTCAAGGACCCGGCACATCTCCGAGTCTTCCTCATGATGGGCTCGGCAGGATGCACCGCTGGAATCTACAAGGCACCACTGGGAGGTGCTCTATTTGCAACTGAAGCACCGTACAAGAGAGATGCCAGACTTGGCTACTTCGTACCTGCAGTCGTGTCTTCCATCACAGCATATCTTGTCTACACATGGATACTTGGGCTTGAGCCATTCTTGCAGATCGAGACGAGCCTCGCGTTCGAGCTGAGTCTGGTGCCGCTGATTGTGGTCCTAGGAGTCTGTGCAGGTCTGACCTCAGTACTGTTCGCAGTCACCTTGATGAGCACGCGCAATGTGTTCCGGGCGCATCTTCCCGACTCGCTTGACCCGGTGGTTGGGTCTGGGCTCGCCTGTATAGTGATTCTTCTCACGGGTCTCTTGCTGGACTCCTCTCTGACTGTTGCTGGTCTTGGGGACCATGTGATCATGACGGTGGTGTCTTCTCCAGTGCCCATCACAGCGCTCCTGGTACTCATGTTTGGCAAGCTGTTCTCGTCATCATTCGTGGTCGGCGGGCGCGTTTCGGGAGGAGTGCTGGCGCCCTCCTTGTTTG
- a CDS encoding universal stress protein, producing the protein MTEDILFQAPKALIARTKVIMLPVDGSRDSGRAASVAFELAHITKGKLLIVHIINVGAVQQIAKMSSTDSLLVLRQYMENGKNLLENYRAAAAEYRLDIELILDQGSPPQRIVQLARERRVDVIIIGSRGASGEDRGSVGSTTERVVRDADCAVLVIKIPR; encoded by the coding sequence ATGACTGAGGACATACTGTTTCAGGCTCCGAAGGCACTGATCGCCCGGACGAAGGTCATCATGCTGCCTGTCGATGGGAGCAGGGACTCCGGAAGGGCCGCATCAGTTGCGTTCGAGCTTGCTCACATAACTAAAGGGAAACTCCTAATCGTCCATATCATCAATGTTGGTGCGGTACAGCAGATTGCCAAGATGTCCTCAACAGACAGTTTGCTTGTACTGAGGCAGTACATGGAGAATGGAAAGAATCTGCTTGAGAACTACCGGGCCGCAGCGGCAGAATACCGGCTAGACATCGAGCTGATACTGGACCAGGGCTCGCCTCCACAGCGCATCGTACAACTAGCACGAGAGAGGCGAGTGGACGTGATAATAATCGGCTCGCGGGGTGCCAGCGGAGAGGACCGGGGTTCCGTCGGAAGTACCACGGAACGAGTGGTTCGTGATGCAGACTGTGCCGTGCTCGTGATCAAGATTCCCAGGTAA